Proteins encoded in a region of the Rickettsia tillamookensis genome:
- a CDS encoding glycoside hydrolase family protein, protein MHHLIKRNINNLIKQQVALISFIFNFGSEKFQASTLRHKLNRVEYLAAVAELLR, encoded by the coding sequence ATTCATCACCTTATAAAAAGAAATATTAATAATTTAATTAAGCAACAAGTCGCCTTAATCTCATTTATCTTTAATTTTGGTAGCGAGAAGTTTCAAGCATCAACATTGCGGCATAAGTTAAACCGAGTTGAATATTTAGCGGCTGTCGCTGAGCTGCTAAGATGA